In Tachyglossus aculeatus isolate mTacAcu1 chromosome X4, mTacAcu1.pri, whole genome shotgun sequence, the DNA window GTATCAGCTCCCCAAGAAAGCCAGTTGTTGGCCCATAGGAAGTACAGGGGTGGCTTAGGTGAGGTGGACCACATAACTCCTTCACTCCTTCTTCCTCCAAGCCCAGAGGAAATTTGAAGTACCTGAGGATGTAGGGTGAAATCTGAGCACTGTAAGTAGAATTATATAGGCTGTTCCTTGGGTGGGTAATATATTCATGATGTTcagtagagaagctgcatggctcagtggaaagagcacgggctttggagtcagaggtcatgggttcaagtcccagctccaccaattgtcagctgtgtgactttgggcaagtcatttaacttctctgtgcctgttacctcatctgtaaaaatggggattgagaccttgagccccccatgggacagcctcatcaccttgtaacctccccagcacttagaacagtgctttgcacatagtaagcacttaataaacgccattctaTTTACCATCTACTCCTGCCCCTCTGGGGGGCTCatctgctcccttggcttcaatttCAAGGATGATTcccagatactactactactaataataattatggtatttgttaagcactaaatgaTGGCGGCAGTTGTTCCGGATGGCTACCAaaggtcgccgggcgactaaagaattagtcagacagcatgtgactgctgaaagttttaatatagttttattggtaaggccgaagaccgaatagggggtaacgcacccggcgggctcatttccttagggGAAAAGGGCCCGAGTGCCCAgtacaacgggcttatatactgctgttgctgatcactgtgactggtagatttgaaaacagtggggactggattggtgcagatttggtacagagctgggtggagtctatctccttatttggtttggttcctggacccagccagtgggctgcagggtctaaggcccataccaaatatggcaacaggaccgcgtacattcaaacaatatctgcaacctttccatggtgcatcacttactcactgtgtgtcaggcactgttctaagcgctggagtagcttagaaggtaatcaggttgtcccacatggggctcacagtcttaatctcccttttacagatgaggtagctgaggcacagagaagttgagtggcttgtccaaggtcacacagcaaagtggcagagctgggattagaacccacgtcctctgactctcaagcccgtgatctttccactaagccactctgcttctctatctatcccactattcctgacctctctcccgctttgcaatctcatatttcctcttgcatAGGAgacctcaatcagttgtatttattgggtgtctactgtgtgcagagcactaccaaacacttgggagagtacaatacaatggtgttcgtaaacatgttcccttacccacaaggaatttataatctagaggtcaacctatgcatcaggcagaaactcctcactctcggcttcaaggctcttcatcacctcgccccctcctacctcacctcccttctctccttctacagcccagcccacaccctccgctcctctgccactaatctcaccgtgcctcattctcacctgtcccaccatcgacccccagcccacatcatccccctggcctggaatgccctccctccccacatccgccaagctagctctcttcctcctttcaaggccctactgagagctcacctcctccaggaggccttcccagactgagccccctccttcctctccccctcctcccccctccatcctcccagccttacctccttaccttccccacggcacctgtatatatgtatatatgtttttatgtatttattactctatttattttacttgtacatatctattctatttattttattttgttaatatgttttgttgtctcccccttctagactgtgagcccactgttgggtagggaccatctttatatgttgccaacttgtacttcccaagtgcttagtacagtgctctgcacacagtaagtgctcaataaatacgattgattgattgattgagggggagacagagtacttgTATGTTGCACCGACACCTCAAGCTCAatgtatccaaaactgaactccttcacCTCTCCTCCCATTGCCTCTCTTCTTGGCTTTCCCATTGCCATTGACAaccccactctcctccctgtctcacaagcctgcaaccttggcattatcctggagtcctctctctctttcaacgtGTATATTCAGTTTGTCATCAAATTCTGTCTAGTTTATCCTCTGCAACATTTctaggatccaccccttcctctttcaAACTTCGATTTACACACACACGGGACTTCAACTGGACTAAAGGATAGTCTGTCTAGAGGacacaaaagcaaaaaaaaaaaatggagaaattcAAGGTCACTAGAAAAAAGAAGCACACAACTTAATTGATGCCAAACATACCACAAAAGACACAGTTCATTCTAATCTTCACTGGTGTAAATCTGCTTTGAATTAGCAAGGAGAGTGTATAAGGCTGATGCACATGAAAGGAAGTTATTCCTTAATAATGCAAAGAGCAGCACAGTTACTAAGGCTGAGAAGCTCACAAGCTATTCAATACCCAAACTGATGGGCAGTGATGGGGGTAGGAATTATTTACTTTTGGCTATGGACAGTTTAATCATTTGTTTTCTGTGAAACCACTTGCATATTGCCAGGGATGGAATATCTCAGAAGCACACCAtgagtagatatgtatatataaatatgcaAATATAGAGAGGTGCACTTGAGTTCTTAACATCTACTATATTTCCTATTCATATCTTAAGCCCCAAACCCACTTTATCTATGGTTCCCTGGAAACACTCAATGTTATGCCATATAAAACAAAACTAACTTTCactcaatatttttttttcttaaggacTTGTAGGACTCTCATTTCAGAAATGAGATGACTCAAAAGCACTGAAAGGATAGTTTTATAACAAATAGTGAAGAAATAGCAGCTGCTACCCAGGGTTGATTAGGTTCACTGAATCCTCCTCCGGAAAGAGGCTGTTATTCGGTGACTGCATCTGAATAAGAGACTGCTTCAGGGATCAGCACATAATGAGGTACTTCACTTGTCCATAAACTGACCCCTATGTGGttgcattttcatttttcacCAGCATGAGAGGATGAAGTACAATAAAAGGAGTCAGTGCTGAACACACACCtaaactgtattaagttctgaggCTCGACTACACAAAGACTGGAAAATCTCAATTCTAGTTGGTGTCACTTATTAGATACAGAAAACAAGCATAAAGGACCCAATTACAACCTGATCTTTTAAACATCTCCAAAAGATATTGTCGACATGACCATCATAGTATCAGCATGTACCCTGTGAATCTGCTGTATTGAAACCAGGCCAGGTCTTGAAACCCATTACAGAGGCTGACCATTGAAACACTAATGGAATATTAATTCTAATGGCACACCTAGCCAGTTCCAAAATGGATGCCAACTTTTTTAGAAAGATTTGGAATATAAGGGGTGAGCAGGCCTGACAATGAACTACGTGACTGAAACACTTAGAAAAGACTGGGCAGTTCTTAACTGTTGATGAAAACTGGCTTTCTCTCAAGGAGGAATTACTTGCATTAGGTTATTAGTATGTTTTAATTGGCAGAAAATGAGCAGATTAAAATATCTAATGAATTGGCATCCCAAAGAATACTGTTTGCCTCTCCATCAAAGCAACTCTTAAGGAAGAAACCCTTAAGGATTAACCGTTGAGGAATGCTATTTGCAGAACAAGCAAAAGAACAAGATTGGAGGAAAAGCCAGATGAAAAATGTGTCTGACAGAATCCTTACAGTTTGGCAACTCATAGCCAAATATTATCTCCTCATTAAGAGTAAAATGAATAAAGCCCCTTTgtccatttatttttctattttctatGTTCAACTGATTTAATAACTGTACATCTAGAAAACTTTCTTTTTATGACCGCCATAGTCAAATGACTTCCAGTTCTCAAACGTGGGGACATCTTTTGTGAATTTACTTAGTAATCTACTTTCGGGGGGGGCGGCAGTGTGTTTGTGTCTTCACCCTATTACGTTTCCATTTTGTAGGTTTCTTTGAACGGGGTGCATATTGGTAAGGTTAAGGCCCCTCCAACCCATATGAAGAGAAGCTGCAAGTGCTGTGGAAAGGGCCCGATCTGatacttccccttagactgtgagccccatgtgaaacaaagactgtgtccgacctggttatcatcatcatcaatcgtatttattgagcgcttactatgtgcagagcactgtactaaacacttgggaagtacaaattggcaacacatagagacagtcccaacccaacagtgggctcacagtctaaaagggggagacagagaacaaaaccaaacataccaacaaaataaaacaggatatatacaagtaaaataaataaataaatagagtaataaatatgtacaaccatatatacatatatacaggtgctgtggggaagggaaggaggtaaggtgggggggggttatcttgtacttatcccagtgcttagtgcagtgcttggcatattgtaaacacttaacaaatatggatTACTATAGCAATCGAAGCCAACATTTGGAGAGAAGAAGCAAGCAAAGGCTGAGACATTTGAGACTCCAAATTCGAAGCTGTCTCAGAACTTCCCCTGAGTTGCGGATTCCGGGATCTGAGGCCGGGTgcatggtttcattcattcagtcattcaattgtatttactgagcacttgctgtgtgcagagcacggtactaagtgcctggaaagtacaattcagcaacaaagagcaatcccttcccacaatgggctcacagactagaaggggggagacagacatcaaaaacatgtaaacaggcattaatggcatcaatataaataaacaaaatcagAGCTATATATACAAACACATCAGAACAActcaaacaggcattaatatgggcTGGAGGGGCCTTAACCTTACCAATATGCACCCCGTTCAAAGAAACCTACAAAAGGGAAACTTAgtaggacaaataataataataataatgattgtatttgtagtCTCCGGCCGCGTCTCCCTCAGCGGGGACCCGCGGAACCGTGGCATGGCCTTCCCGGGAAGCAGGCCGGGGCTGTACCGCTGGAAGCGGCGGGCGAGGATGGCGGACGCCAAGCCCAGGTTTGATAACGACACTGTGGCTCATTGGGTCAAGAAAGTGGAGCAGGCCTCAGTTTGCTGTTTCAGAAGCCTTTGCTCTGAAAGACTCCAGGTTTCCCCAGAAACCCCCGAGGTTCGTGGCAGACCTGGAAAGGTCAGAGCAATTGCAGGACCATGATGGCATCTATGCCGAAGCCCAGGAGCTGCTTTATGATTGGCTGGATTCCAAGCTGACCCCAGAACTGATGAGGGACTCCGGGGCCGTTGGGGACCTGGCGCTCTGTCCAAGTCTTCTTCCCgagactaccaatcaatcaattgtatttattgagagcttactgtgtgcagagcactgtactaagcgcttgggaagtacaagctagcaacatatagagacagtccctacccaacagtgggctcacagtctagaagggggagacagagaacaaaaccaaacatactaacaaaataatataaatagaatagataggtacaagtaaaataaatagagtaataaatatgtacaaacacatatacatatatacaggtgctgtggggaagggaaggaggtaagatgcgggggatggagagggggacgagggggagaggaaggaaggggctcagtctgggaagttttcctggaggagatgagctcttagtagggccttgaagggaggaagagagctagcttggcggatgggcagagggagggcattccaggcccgggggaggacgtgggccgggggtcgatggcggaacacgTACCGCTTGCTCCGGTTCGACACGTTagaagcccagcccgccccctccgctcctctgccactagtctcctcaccgtgcctcattctcgcctgtcccgccgtcgacccctggcccacgtcatcccgctggcctgaaatgccctccctcggcacatccaccaagctagctctcttcctcccttcaaggccctactgagagttcacctcctccaggaggccttcccagactgagcccccgccttcctctccccctcgtccccctctccatcccctccgtcttacatccttcccttccccacagcacctgtaggccttcccagactgagccccttccttcctctccccctcgtccccctctccatcccctccgtcttacctccttcccttccccacagcacctctatatatgtatatgtttgtacatatttgttactctatttatttattttacctgtacatatctattctatttattttattttgttagtatgtttggttttgttctctgtctccccccttttagactgtgagcccactgttgggtaggggctgtctctatatgttgccaacttgtacttcccaagcgcttagtacagtgctctgcacacagtaagcgctcaataaatacgactgatgatgatgatgatgtatatatgtttgtacatatttattactctattttacttgtacatatctattttatttattttattttgttaatatgtttggttttgttctctgtctcccccttctagactgtgagcccactgttgggtagggactgtctctgttgccaccttgtacttcccaagcgcttagtacagtgttctgcacacagtaagcgctcaataaatatgcttgattgattaataataataataataatggcatttattaaccgcttactatgtgcaatgcactgttctaagcgcacggggggggggtgttacagggtgatcaggttatcccacggggggctcacagtcttaatccccattttccagatgaggtaactgaggcacagataagttaagcgacttgcccaaagtcgcaaagctgacaatcggcagagccgggatttgaacccatgacctctgactccaaagcccgtgctctttccactgagccacgctgctcctcgggcagctactttgtgccaagcactgttctaaaagctgaggtACATATAAGGCagtgaggttggcccacgtggggctcccagtcttaatccccattttacagacgaggtgactgaggcccagagaagtgacttgcctaaagtcacacagctgaaaagcgacggagccgggattagaacccacgaccggttcttcccactaagccacgctgcttctctaagacacagACACTTCTCTaagacaaagacacacacacgccCTCCAACTCtacacctccccgccccccgccaagtAGATTCCTAAGTAATTTCACAAAAGATGTTTCCCCTTTAGCACGTTTGAGAACCCTGTGCAGCCCCTACATGCTTGCTTCCCTACGGGCGGCAGCAGCCGGGCCACGCCGCTCAACTTCGCCAGGTCTTCGGGCGCAACCCTGGGCACTCCGGCAGCCTGTCCTCAGCCCCCCGGCTGCCGGGGGTCtcgaaggcggggagaggggacccCGGGGCGGACTCACCGAACCTGCATTCTCCGTCGTGCACCTTGCGGAtcctctcccggccctggtgcggGGCGATCCAGCTCTGCAGGTGCAGGGCGCACACGCTGCGATAGGCCCGCCCGTCCGAGCCGCACACGGCGCCGTCCTCCTTGCACACGCACAGCCCGGTGCCCTCCAACTCCTCGGGCAGCGGCGCCGCCGGGGAGGGGCGGGACTGGCTCACGCACACCAGCCGGGGCCCGCAGCGGGCTCGGTGGGCGCCCCGCCCGCCGCAGCGCTCGCCCTCCGCGCCGAGGCAGCGCTCGCAGCAGCCGCACTCGTCCCGCACCGTCAGCTCGGGCGCGGGGCAAAGCGCGGGCTCGCACTTCTCGGGGCGGCAGGGGCCgcaccggcccccggcccccgcccccaccgaGCCGCGGGGCAGCAGGCagaggggcagcagcaggaggagcgggaggggacggggcggcggggcggcaGATCCCGCCATGGGCTGCTGGGTTGAAGCGGGCGCTAACTAGAGCTCGCCCCGCGCCCTGGCAGTAGCCCCGAGACGAGGAGAGCAGCTGGGCGACGGTGGCACCCTTCGGCCCCCACCCGCCGGGGAGGAGCGGGCGGCTGTTGGCAACCCGAGCTGGCCCGGCGCAGGGCTCCGCCCCCTCTAACCCACTCGCTCCATCCTCCCTTGCTCTCCAGGCATTGCAAAAGCTACCCCGTTTGGCATTGGgagcttccatctctaagggaaggtccagcatctgtttgttggggagtcccagatgatacaacccaggagcaccatcagaccgaTCCCTCCGGGAAGCGCTGCTGGGGGAAGTCTCGGCAATAGGACCACTTCAACGatatcctcaccgtacctcgctctcgcctgtcccgccatcgacccccggcccacgtcatcccccgggcctggaatgccctccctctgcccctccgccaagccagctctcttcctcccttcaaggccctgctgagagctcacctcctccaggaggccttcccagactgagccccttccttcctctccccatggtccccctctccacccccccatcttacctccttcccttccccacagcacctgtatatatgtatatatgtttgtacatatttattactccatttatttattttatttgtacatatctattctatttattttattttgttagtatgtttggttttgttctctgtctcccccttttagactgtgagcccactgttgggtagggactgtctctatgtgttgccaatttgtacttcccaagcgctttgtacagtgctctgcacatagtaagcgctcaataaatacgattgatgatgatgatgatgattgggagcATAAGTCCTGCCTCTCCCAGGGCTGTTCTGCACGAGTCCGTTCGCAAGCCTCCCCACCACTTCCCGTCCCCGCGCGATGTCAGCTTGGTAAGTCAGGGCGGGTGAGCGCAATGTTAAGATGTGCAAAGCGCCCAGCTTTCTGGAAGCAAAGAGCGGCAGAGAAACAGTCCTAGCTGGGTCCCTTTCCTCAGGCAAAGGCCACGTGAAGTAGAAAAAGAGAAAGCTCTGAAAAGACCCTTTCTCCCCCCTAGCTTATCTCAAATTAGCAACTGATGGCAAAAATAACACTTGGGAAAAACGTCTCGTTAAAAACCGCATTGCCTGCAAATCCCTGTTAAAGTACAGCTGTTGCAGGTAGACAGAACCAATTTGTGTAATTTCATTAAACCGATCAATTGTCCATAGAATCTATGGACAGTTAGACTTTTTATAGACAGTCTATAACCTCAGCGCATTGGCGATGATAAGGAATTTAGTACGGCTATTGATATTTTTACCCTAGGCAGATTCCCAAATTAGTAGTGTTTCCAGACTGAGCTAACTCAATTTAACAGGGCAGGAACTTTGGGGgaacaagaagaggaggaggaggggaacaaGCTAAAAAAAGACAGAACTAAAGGCTTGGGTTGGAAGGAACAGGCTAAGAGATTATCCATCTATCtcaatcgagtcagacacagtccctaacaattaattaataaatcatatttattgagtgcttactgtgtgcagagcactggactaagtgcttgggggagtacaatataacagagttgggaaacacgttccctgcccacggggagcttacagtgtagaggggaagacagacaagagaagcggcgtggctcagtggaaagagcccgggctttggagtcaggggtcatgggttcgaatcccggatctgctaattgtcagctgtgtgactttgggcaagtcacttaacttctccgtgcctcagttccctcatctgtgaaatggggatgaagactgtgagccccccatgggacaacctgatctccttgtaatctctccagcgcttagaacagtgctttgcacatagtaagtgcttaataaatgccatcattattgttattattattacatgaatatAAGttaataaattatgactatatacataagtactgtggggctgagggagggttgaataaagggaacaagtccaagtgcaagggtgatgcagaagggagtgggagaagaggaaataagggcttagtcagggaaagcctcctggaggagatgtgcttcgacaaggctttgaaggtcgggagagtcattgttggccatgaagagggagggtcttccaggccagaggcaggacttgggtgagaggttgttgaccagatagaggagattgaggtacaacaagtagaagcgcttagtacagtgctctgcacatagtaagcgctcaataaatacaattgattgattagaagagcgaagtgtgtgggctgggttgaaatagaagagcagggaggtgagggaggaggggacaaggtgattgagtgttttaaagccaatggaaaggagtttctgtttgctgcagaggtggacggggagccactggaggttcttgagtgggaaatcatggactgaacgtttttgtagaaaaatgatctgggcagcagagggaagtatggcctggagtgagggaagacaggaggcagggaggtcagcaaggaggctgatgaagtaatccacgcaggctaggataagtgcttggattaacatggtagcagtttggatggagaggaaagggcagattttagtgatgctatgAAGGttgactgacagaatttagtgatggattgactatgtgggttgaatgagagtggtgAGTCGAGGATATCGCCAAGGTTATGGCCTTGTGAAACATTAAGGAGGGTgacactgtctacagtgatgagaaaatccaggggaggacagggttttggtgggaagataaggagttcacttttggacatgttaagttgaggTATTGGCGGGACACCCAAGAACAGATGTccagaagacaggaggaaatgcaagaaggcagaagaaaactgcagaggagagagagaagtgcTGGAGATGttgatctgggaatcatccacttagagatggtagtagaagccgtgggagtgaatgagttgtccaaggaagtggatggagatggagattagaaggggacccagaactgaaccttgagggactcccacagttagagggtgggaggaagagacagagtctgcaagaaactgagaatgagaggccagagagagaggagaaccaggagcggacagtgtcagtgacaccacggttggataatatttccaggggaaggggtagTCGACaagtcaaaggcaactgagaggtcgaggaggattaggatggaatctaTAaatagacaaattcattcattcattgtcgtatttattgagcgcttactgtgtgcagagcactgtactaagcacttgggaagtccaagtcagcaacaaaatATAGGTATTTATTTtgggtccccccccccacccagaagCTGCAGAAAGCTAAGGACATAGTCCGGGGATggactgtgtgtgtttgtgtacgtgTGTACACATGCTGGGGTCGGAACCCGGGATTggaagaggggtgtgtgtgtgtgtgtgtgtgtgtgtgtgtgtacgtgtgtacaCACGCTGGGGTCGGAACCCGGGATTGgaaggtgggtgggtgtgtgtatgtgtgagtgtgggtgtgtgtgggtaagggtgtgtgtg includes these proteins:
- the IGFBPL1 gene encoding insulin-like growth factor-binding protein-like 1; protein product: MAGSAAPPPRPLPLLLLLPLCLLPRGSVGAGAGGRCGPCRPEKCEPALCPAPELTVRDECGCCERCLGAEGERCGGRGAHRARCGPRLVCVSQSRPSPAAPLPEELEGTGLCVCKEDGAVCGSDGRAYRSVCALHLQSWIAPHQGRERIRKVHDGECRFAPVIVMPPKKIHNITGAQVYLSCEVKAVPTPLITWRKVTESPKGVKLLEELPGDRVNMAVQVRGGPSKHESTGWVLINPLTKEDEGVYQCHATNMEGETQSEGAIKVMDQSKYKRSNL